In Paralichthys olivaceus isolate ysfri-2021 chromosome 13, ASM2471397v2, whole genome shotgun sequence, the following are encoded in one genomic region:
- the ccne2 gene encoding G1/S-specific cyclin-E2 has translation MSRRSGRITLQARDSNTPEPTVRAPLKKRKSEPSKKKLQPAAKKQSYEIQKCWSEDGASPCVLIETPHKELEPSDPSSFKQYIFKNLFIKASPIPRLSWASSDDVWIKMLNKELKYVHDKGYLQRHPKLQPNMRAILLDWLLEVSEVYSLHRQTAYLAQDFFDRFMLTQENVNKDYLQLIGITALFIASKIEEIYPPKIYEFAYVTDGACDMWDIQRTELHILKALDWNLCPETPISWLKLYAQVEAQKDDENFLVPQFSQETYIQITQLLDLSLMDINSLDYGYSVLAAAAFCHFSTFDVVHKVSGLTWESVAPCVRWMSPFMDTLQSEAPPQLKNFPRVKADDRHNIQTHVSYLELLRKAQERRVDDPDCHMSPVAVGAILTPPNSTEKPTNP, from the exons ATGTCCAGACGCAG tGGTCGCATCACACTTCAAGCCAGAGATTCGAACACACCTGAGCCGACCGTCAGAGCACCACTGAAGAAGAGGAAATCAGAG CCGTCCAAGAAGAAACTACAACCTGCTGCTAAGAAACAAAGCTATGAAATACAG AAGTGTTGGTCAGAGGACGGTGCGAGTCCGTGCGTGCTCATAGAAACTCCCCACAAAGAGCTGGAGCCTTCGGACCCGTCCAGCTTCAAACAGTACATATTCAAGAACCTCTTCATCAAGGCCTCGCCCATCCCCCGCCTCAG TTGGGCCAGTTCAGACGACGTGTGGATCAAGATGCTCAACAAGGAGCTGAAGTACGTCCACGACAAGGGTTACCTGCAGCGGCATCCCAAGCTGCAGCCGAACATGAGGGCCATTCTGCTGGACTGGCTGCTCGAG GTGAGTGAGGTGTACAGCCTCCACCGGCAGACGGCCTACCTCGCGCAGGACTTCTTTGACCGCTTCATGCTGACGCAGGAGAACGTCAACAAAGACTACCTGCAGCTCATCGGCATCACGGCGCTGTTCATCGCCTCCAAGATCGAG GAAATTTACCCGCCCAAAATCTACGAGTTCGCCTACGTCACAGACGGCGCCTGCGACATGTGGGACATCCAGCGCACAGAGCTTCACATACTGAAG GCGTTGGACTGGAACCTCTGTCCGGAGACGCCCATCTCCTGGCTGAAGCTGTACGCTCAGGTTGAAGCCCAGAAAGACGACGAGAACTTCCTGGTGCCACAGTTCTCACAGGAAACGTACATCCAGATCACACAG CTGTTGGATCTGAGTTTGATGGACATCAACTCGTTGGACTATGGCTACAGCGTCCTCGCTGCCGCCGCCTTCTGCCACTTCTCCACCTTCGACGTCGTCCATAAAGTCTCGG GTCTGACGTGGGAGAGCGTGGCGCCCTGCGTCCGGTGGATGTCTCCTTTCATGGACACGCTGCAATCTGAAGCCCCGCCCCAGCTCAAGAACTTCCCCCGAGTCAAAGCCGACGACAGACACAACATCCAGACGCACGTGTCCTATCTGGAGCTGCTG agaaaagCTCAGGAGCGTCGGGTGGACGACCCCGACTGTCATATGTCGCCGGTCGCCGTCGGAGCGATCCTGACTCCACCCAACAGCACAGAGAAACCGACCAATCCCTGA
- the tp53inp1 gene encoding tumor protein p53-inducible nuclear protein 1, protein MFQRFTSALFGDEVEELSRCSGPGDGKEEEEEEDWILVNYLTEACSGQRGDGLSGSSGAREEEEEEEEEEDLVMIPSPMASPPIRYASCTSLNSTTDTDPDGGAEEDEEDGDEEEGGFLRLDACSLEESWFVTPPPCFTGRSRQPVLLETSPLENLLIEHPSMSVYTHHSPPRLTIDPLPRSLDRELDFLSGNMPATQTASGGKEKARRTLDAPRHRPEVAIVQRRSSLHSACYAAALSARSSLAQQRPGNATQRTQLLSRNALRRLNLLRPPKTGTMHLHQPSQRHLNF, encoded by the exons ATGTTTCAGAGGTTTACCAGCGCTCTGTTCGGGgatgaggtggaggagctgagccGATGCAGCGGACCTGGAGAcggcaaagaggaggaggaggaggaggactggaTCCTGGTCAACTACCTGA ctgaagcCTGCTCCGGTCAGCGTGGGGACGGCCTCTCTGGATCCTCTGGTGCtcgtgaagaggaagaggaggaggaggaggaggaagatctgGTGATGATTCCCTCTCCCATGGCCAGCCCCCCCATCCGCTACGCCTCCTGCACCTCCCTCAACTCCACAACTGACACTGACCCGGATGGCGGCGccgaggaagatgaagaggatggGGACGAAGAAGAAGGCGGCTTCCTGCGCCTGGACGCCTGCTCTCTGGAGGAGAGTTGGTTTGTCACCCCCCCGCCCTGCTTCACCGGCCGCAGCAGACAGCCCGTCCTCCTGGAGACCAGTCCTCTGGAGAACCTGCTGATCGAACACCCCAGCATGTCCGTCTACACCCACCACAGCCCCCCCCGACTGACCATCGACCCCCTGCCACGCTCACTGGACCGAGAGCTGGACTTTTTGTCCGGCAACATGCCCGCGACCCAGACAGCTTCAGGTGGGAAGGAGAAGGCGAGACGCACGCTGGACGCCCCGCGCCACAG GCCAGAGGTGGCGATTGTCCAGCGTCGCTCCAGCCTCCACTCCGCCTGCTACGCCGCGGCGCTCTCTGCCCGCTCCAGCCTCGCGCAGCAGCGGCCGGGCAACGCCACCCAACGCACCCAGCTGCTGTCCCGCAACGCCCTGCGACGCCTCAACCTGCTGCGCCCCCCGAAGACCGGCACCATGCACCTGCACCAGCCCAGCCAGAGACACCTCAACTTCTGA